The Candidatus Eisenbacteria bacterium genome contains a region encoding:
- a CDS encoding SRPBCC domain-containing protein: MTSNAGEGGRILGSLGSADGKGIVRMEDRFDAGVDEVWSALTDPSRLVRWYGEVEGDLRRGGEYRARLFASGWEGTGRVEACEPPQRLLVRIRDADEPDENVIEVTLTADGDQTTVVWEERGMPLDLLSAYGAGVQLHVEDLGDHLAGRERRDDAKTRWAELHPAYQGLAAKVS; this comes from the coding sequence ATGACGAGCAACGCAGGTGAAGGCGGCCGCATCCTGGGCAGCTTGGGATCAGCCGACGGAAAGGGCATCGTGCGCATGGAAGACCGCTTCGACGCCGGTGTCGACGAGGTGTGGTCGGCACTCACCGATCCGTCGCGTCTGGTCCGCTGGTATGGCGAGGTCGAGGGCGACCTGCGCCGCGGCGGTGAGTACCGCGCACGCCTTTTCGCGAGCGGATGGGAAGGCACCGGGCGCGTGGAAGCGTGCGAGCCGCCGCAGCGGCTGCTGGTGCGCATCAGGGACGCGGACGAACCCGACGAGAATGTCATCGAGGTCACGCTGACCGCCGATGGAGACCAGACCACCGTCGTCTGGGAAGAACGGGGAATGCCACTGGACCTGCTCTCCGCTTACGGGGCCGGAGTGCAGCTTCATGTCGAAGATCTCGGCGACCACCTCGCCGGGCGTGAGCGCCGTGACGATGCCAAGACGCGGTGGGCCGAACTTCACCCGGCCTATCAAGGACTGGCGGCCAAGGTCAGTTGA
- a CDS encoding YciI family protein produces MKFILSIYPDRTVELSPEQRAAIPDAVSAWIEEMDGRGVRLEGHVLEPASEAATVRVRDGNVVRENGPATDSDVQVSGFNLLDCADLNEALEVAAKHPVAAFGVLELRAFADA; encoded by the coding sequence ATGAAGTTCATCCTCTCCATCTATCCAGACCGCACCGTCGAGCTAAGCCCAGAGCAGCGAGCAGCTATCCCCGACGCCGTCAGCGCGTGGATCGAGGAGATGGACGGACGCGGCGTTCGGCTTGAAGGGCATGTCCTCGAGCCCGCAAGCGAGGCCGCAACGGTCCGCGTGCGCGACGGTAACGTCGTGCGCGAGAACGGCCCAGCCACAGACTCAGACGTGCAGGTCAGCGGCTTCAACCTTCTCGACTGCGCCGACCTCAACGAGGCGCTAGAAGTCGCGGCCAAACATCCCGTCGCAGCCTTTGGCGTCCTGGAGTTGCGTGCATTCGCCGACGCCTGA